The DNA region ACTCCCCCTGATCGAGGGTGGGGAAAGCCCTACCGCCGACCTGTGGGTAATAGTGCCGTCACCGCGACCGGCAGTTGTGCCGTTTGACCGCACTCCCCTCTTTTCTAGCGTGTCCTTCACAAGAGCAGACAGGGCGTCCCCTGGTGCTCACCGGGATTTCCAGCGAGATGAGAGGAGGTGGCCCATCAATGACCGGTACGGGATATCAGGCAGACGCAGCTGCGATGGCGCGCGCCGTCCAGGGGTTCGAGGAAACCGCGTCGAACGCCAAGACCACGATGGCCAGCTTGGAGAGCGAGCTGACCCAGACCCTGCACAACTACAAGGGTGACCAGGCGGTCGCGTTCTGGGACCTGCAGCGCCGCCTGCAGGAGAAGATGACCATCGCGGTGAACGAGCTCAACACGATGTCGCGCCTCGTGCACGAGAGCAACCGGAACTACAACTCGGGTGACGAGCAGGTCCGGGAAAGCCTCACCGGCGTCAGCGGAGTCGTCGACCAGACCGTGATCCACCGGCTGAACCCCTGATCCGCGAGAGGACCACCAATCATGGCTGACGTCGTCGAAATCAACTTCGCCGCGCTGCAGCACAGCTCGGCCTCGCTGGCCGCCAAGGCCAAGGCGCTCACCTCACAGCTCGAACAGCTGCACACCAACCTGCAGCCGATCACCCAGACCTGGTACGCCTCCGGCAGCTCCGCCGGTGAGGCCGCCCGTGCGTCTGAAACCCGCCTGCGCCAGGCCACCGCGGACATCGTGGCGAT from Amycolatopsis sp. EV170708-02-1 includes:
- a CDS encoding WXG100 family type VII secretion target, translating into MTGTGYQADAAAMARAVQGFEETASNAKTTMASLESELTQTLHNYKGDQAVAFWDLQRRLQEKMTIAVNELNTMSRLVHESNRNYNSGDEQVRESLTGVSGVVDQTVIHRLNP